Genomic segment of Myxococcus stipitatus:
CGCGCCGCCTCGGACCTCCAGGACATAGGCGCCATAGAGCCACTTCGAGGCCGACGCGATGTTCATCACGCTCCCGGCCCCGGGGGCCAGAAGGCCCACCGAATCGCCGACGACCTTCCCGCCCGCGTCCCCCATCTCCCAGTAGAACGGGCGCACGTCGGCACAGGCATTCCGCGTGGAGCGCGCCGTCAACCGCGCCGCCTCCGGGTCACGCGCCGAGGGCTGCGCCAGGCTCACCGCCGCGCACAGCACCAGTCCCAGTCCCACCCGTCCGTTGTTCATGCTCGAGGCCCCCATTCGTGCCGGGTATTCTTCCTTCACGCGTCGCGGAAGCCAATGCCTCTCGGCTCATGCGCGGCACGCACAGGTGAAGTGCCAGGACCTCACTCGCGTCCACGAGGTCCGCGCGGCACTCCTTCGTGCATGAGCGTTCTCACCGAATCGAAGCCCCTGAGTCCCTGGAGTCTCGCCATCCGCTCCGCCCTCGCCTCGGGGGGCGTGTTGCTGATGACGAGCGTCCACCACGTCTACGGCGCCCTCCGATACGAGACCCCCTGGCGCCTGCACATGGTCGCCGTCTCCGCCCTCACCGCGCTGGGCCTCGTGGGCACACTGAGCCTCTTTCGCGCGAGACCGGAGGGAGGACTCGGCACGGCGGCGCTGGGGTTCTTCGCGCTGCTCACGCTGGCGCTCCCCGTGGGGATGATTGGGACGTACGAGGGCCTCTACAACCACGTCCTCAAGAACATCCTCTTCTTCGGAGGCGCGTCGGCCTCGCTGCTCCACACGCTCTTCCCGCCGCCCGTGTACGAGCTGCCGAACGACTTCTTCTTCGAGCTCACCGGGAACCTCCAGGTGGTTCCCGCCGCGCTCTCATTCCTCTTCCTATCGCGCCTGCTCAAGCAATGGCTGCGCGACAGGAGGTAGCCGGCGCGGGCGTCCGGCGTGTCACCGGACGCCCCGCTCGCTCAGGCCGCCTTGTTCAGCCAGGCCTCATAGGCGGCGTAGTCGTAGTCCCGCCCCAAGAAGGCGTGGACCAGCCGGGCCGCGTCGTCCGAGCCGCCCGGCTCCAGCACCGCGCGGCGGTACGCCTTCGCGGGCTCGGGAGACAGCAGGCCCTTCTCCTGGAACACCGTGAAGAGGTCCTTCGCGATGACCATCGACCACATGTACGTGTAGTAGTTCGACGAGTACCCCTCGAGGTGCCCGAAGGACAGGTGGAAGTACGTGTCCTCCACGTAGGGGAACGGCGTGTACTTGCCCTGAAGCTCCCGCACCAGCGCGGTGGCATCCAGCCCCGCCGGGTCCCGGCGATAGAGCTCCAGGCTGAGCGCCGCGTAGAACATCTGCTGGCGCACCCACAGCCCCTTGCCGAACTCGTCCGCGCGGCGAAGGCGCGTCACCATCTCCTCGGGGAGCAGCTCGCCCGTCTGGTAGTGCTTCGCGAACGTGCGCAGGCTGGCCGCGTCGCGCGCCCACTCCTCCAGCATCTGCGACGGCGCCTCCACGAAGTCCCACTCCGTGCGCACGCCCGACACGCCGGACCAGCGCGTGTGACCACCGAAGATGTGGTGCAGCAGGTGGCCGAACTCGTGGAGGAACGTCTCCACGTCGTCGTGCTGGAGCAGCGCGGGCTCGGCGCCGGGCTTGGGGAAGTTGCACATCAGCACGCCCTCCGGCAGCCGGTGTCCGGCCTTGCCGCTGGTGAGCGTGAACTGCGCCGCGTGCTTGTACTTGTCCGCGCGCGGGTGCATGTCCAGGTAGAAGCGGCCCTTCAGCACGCCGTCCTCCAGCACGTCGTACGCCTCCACGTCGGGGTGCCACACCGTGGCGTCCTTCACGGGGCGGTAGGTCACGCCGAACAGGCGGGCCGTCAGGTCCAGCATCCCCTGCTTCACGCGCGAGTACTCGAAGTAGGGGCGCACCGCCTGCGAGTCGAAGGCGTACTGCTCCGCCTTGATGCGGTCCTCCAGGTACGCCTGGTCCCACGGGTCCACGCGCGCGGCATCGGGCGTGTCCTTGCGCTTGCGCTCCAGGAGGAGTCCGTAGTCGCGCTGCATGCGCGCCCCCGAGGCATTCGCGACGCGGGTGATGAAGTCCGCGGCGGCGTCCTCGTTGCGGATCATCTTGTCCTCCGTCGCATAGGCCGCGTAGTTGCGGTAGCCCAGCAACGTGGCCAGCTCGTGACGGCGCGCCACCATGCGCTGGAGCACGTCCGTGTTGCTGGGGTAACCCCGATGGCGGAACGTGCGCCACAGCTGCTCTCGCGCCTTCGCGTCGCGCGAGTACGTCATGAAGGGGATGATGTCCGGGTAGTCCGTGGTGATGGTCACCTTCCCGTCCGCGCCCGGGGGGTGGGCTCGGACGTAGTCGTCCGGCAGCCCGTCCAGCGCGGAGGGAGGCAGGGACACCGTGCGCGTGTCCTGGAGCATGTTGCGGCTGAACTCCTGGCCGATGCGGACCAGCTCCTCGTTCAGCTCCTTCACCCGGGCCCGCGTCGCGTCATCCCGGTCCACGCCCGAGCGGCGGAAGTCCCGCAGCACCTTCTCCATCCACTTGCGCGTCTGCGCGTCCTGCCCCGAGAGGTCCTGCGCGACGAGCACGTCGTAGACGCCCCGGTCCATGTGGATTTCGGTGGCGAGCGTCTCCACGGCCTGCTCGGCGGCCTCGGCGGCCTCGCGCATGGCGGCCTCGGGGTGCGAGTGGCGCACGACGCTCGCGCGAGCCCCGGCGTTCTCGAGCGAGGCCATGGACTCGTCGTACAGCTCCAGCACCTGGCCGACGTCGAACGGGGCCTTGAGCGTCTTGAGGCGGGCGATGCCGGCGCGCGTGGTCTCCATGGCGGCCTCACCGGAGCGACGGAACTCGTCGGGAGGACAGGTGATGAGGCGAACGGTGTCGGGGACAGGCGTTTCTGGCACGGGCGGCTCTCCTGGGCGTGCGGTCGGAATCAGTGCGGGCAAAGGTAATCCGCCCGCCGCTCGGGAGCAGCAGTGATTGAGGTGAGGACCCTCGGGATGTCGTGCGGATTACGGCGCTCCCTCCAGGGGGATGGCCCCGGGGGTTCACCAGCGGGCCTCGCGGAGCCGTCGTCCGGGGCACCGGGGTGTGGCGGCGCCCGTCACCGACGTCGTGACGGGGCGCGGGACTGCGTCATCAGGGGTGCCGCGAGTCAGCCCGGGACTGCTCGGCGCCCGACGTGACGGGCGACCTCGCGTGGGCCTCGTCGCACGTCTCATTCGGGTGGCCAGGGGTCCCTCGGTCTCCACCGGGGAGCGTCTGTCGGGAGGCGCACCAGCTCGCGCCACGGTCGCGGCTCACCCGGCGGTCGTCCCAGGCCGGGGACCGGCTCATCGAATGCCCGGGCTCCTGGGTGAAGTGCTCGTCGTAGGTGAGCTCGTCCATCAGCACCCCGTTCACCCGAACCGTCACGCGCCCCGAGGCCTCCAGGTCCAGCGTGGTCCCGTAGTCGAGGTCCGCGACCACGCCACCGTTCGTGTCCCGGTCCGCGTTGCTCGCGAGGACGAAGGTGCCTCCAGGCGGCAACACCACCGCCGCGTCCTCCCCCTTGTCCACGGAGACGGAGCCCTTGGCCGTTCCCACCGCGTACATGAGGGAGAGCCCGTTGATGTTGAGCAGCCGGTCGCTGATGTTGGTCAGCTCGATGTACTCGGTCGTGCCCAGGCTCGGCGCGGTCATGAGCTCGGTGATGACCAGGTCGCCCTCGGCCGGCGCGGCGGCCGTGTCGCAGGCGCCCTGGAAGCACACGCCATTCAGGCCCTCGCACGGAGTCTCCAGGGCCACGTACTGGCACGTCGGGTCATCCTCTCCCACCACGTAGACCACCCGGTCCACTCCCGACTCCGAGCACGTCGGCGCGCGCGCCGCACAGAGTTCGTTGTTGGCGAAGGACGTCACCTGCGCCGATGCGGTCGTCAGCGCGCTGGTGTTCCCCGCCCCGTCCTTCACTCGCACCGCGAAGTGATACGTCTGGCCTGACGTGAGGGGACCGACGACCACCTCCTCCTGTGCTCCGGGCGCCTTGGGTGCATCCGTCGCCACGGGGAAGGCCGACGCGAAGTTGCCCGCGTTGATGGCCGTCGAGCTGTACTTCAGCTCATAGGACGTCGCCTGACCGAGCACCCCGTCGTCTCCCGTCGCAAGCCAGCGCAGACGCACGCTGCCCCCGGCCAGAGGCGTGGCCTCCAGCGCGGCCACCGGCGAGGGCGCGATGTTGTCATTGACAGTCATCGGCACCGAGACCGTGAGCACCCCCACATCCGCCACCGAGGCGATGAGCTGACCTGAGCCCTCCTGCTCCACGGAGACCGTGGTGAACTCCGCCACGCCAGCCACGGGCGCGATGGTGGTATCGCCCGCCAGCGCACCTCCCGTCGAGAAGGAGAGCGACACGGACGAAGCAGCCCCCGCCACACCATTTCCGAAACGGTCCTCGACGGCCACCCGCACGGCGGGCAGTGGCTGCCGGACCGCGACCGAAACCGGACCCGTCAAGAAGCGCAGGCTCGCAGCGGGTCCAGCGACCACCGTGAGCGAGCTGGTCGCCGGCGCGGCGAGATTCACGTCCGTGAAGGTGACGGACTGCGGCCCAGCGGTCTGCAGTGTGTACGTGAAGGAGTGCTCGCCCTGGTCCCCCGCGATGTACGTGTACGCGGACTGAGCCCCCACCGCGCCGTCCGTCGTGGTCGGTGTGACGGTGCCTCGGTAGCCTCGCGCCACGTTGCCGAACCGGTCCTTGGCGCTGACCACGAAGGAACGAGGCACTCCCGCCGTGATGGTGTCCGTCGCGGGAGACACGCTCAGCGCGGTGGCGACTCCCGGTTGAACCGAGACCGACTCCGAATCCGTCAACGTCCCCTGCTGCGTGTCGGTGACGGACAACACCGCCGACTGCGCCTGAGCAAACGTGATGCTGAATTCATGTTTGCCCTCGTCCGCCGCCGTGAAGGTGTACTCGCCAAGTCCGGTGGTTTGAGGGTCATTCGGAAGCAAGGAGAGCGCCACCCTCCCCCGGTAGCTGGACGCGTGGTAGCCAAACTCATCCACCACCGCCACCGTGGCCACCACCGCATCTCCCGCGACGGGGCTCGTCGTGGACAACACCACCACCAACGTCGCCGGCGGCCCTGGCGCCACCTTCGTACTCACCGTTCCAGACAAGCTGCCGGCCACCTCCGAAGCAGTCAGAAAGCGATTGCCCGAGCTCCTGAACGTCACCTGGAAGGAGTGCTGTCCCGCGTCCGAGGCAGTGAAGACCTTCGCGGACAAGGGATACGTGGCCAGGGAGTCATTCGTGGTGAAGCTCACGGAGCCGGTGTATCCCGGCACCAGATTGTCGAAGGCGTCCAGCACGCGAAGCGTGAGCGTATGCGTGCTCTTCGAAGAGACATCCTGCGGCAAGCCCACCAGCTCCAGCCTGGCCGCGACGTCGTTCGTCACGACGACCTCCACGAAGCCCGTGAGCTGGCTGTTCCCCGTATCCGTCACCGTCAAACGCTGAGTTCCGGCGGTGGACAGCTTCACGCCGCCAAACTCATGGCTACCCGCTGCCGGCGCGGTGAACGTGTAGTCGGCGGGCAGCGTCTTCACCGTGGACGTGGTGGTGAAGCGCACGGTTCCGAGATAGCTCTTCGCGACGTTGCCGAAGCTGTCTTGTGCCGTCACCGTGAGGCTCTGCGGATGCCCGGCCGTCACCTGCGCCGGAAGCCCCGTGATGACGAACCGAGCGGCCGCCGCCGCATCGATTCTGAAGGCGTTGCTCTGCTGCGTCCGTCCGCTGGCGCTGGCCGAGAAGAAATGAGAGTCCGCCGCCGTGTCGACGCGCAGGCCCGTGAAGGTGGCCACACCCGCGACGGCGGAGACCTGCTGCGGCACGAAGCCAGGGTCTCCCACGAGCGACAGCGTCACCGGAGCGGTGGAGGAGGTCACCACCTGGTCTTGCGCATTCAGGAGGGACACCTTCACCGTGGCCATCGGCACACCCGCCGTGCCGTTCACGGGCTGGACCGTGAACTCCAGTCGCGCCACGTTGGTGTCCACGGTCTGCAACATCACGCCGTCGGAGAGCGCGGCGTTGCCCTTGTTGTCCACCACCCTCAGCGCGACGTAGTACGTCGTGTTCGGAGTGAGGCCCGTGAGCTGCGCGGACTGCGAGGTGCCCGGAGCAGCCGGCGCATTCACCCCACCCACGAGCGTGGCCGCGTTGAACTCCGCGAGGGTCCGAATGGGCGCGATGGAGTAGCGCAGCTCCTGTGACGTCGCCGTGCCCTCGACTCCGTCATCCCCCACGGCCACCCAGCTCACCGTCGCCGTGTCCGGGCCCAGCGTCCCCGGCGTCAGCACGGGCTTCGCCGGCGACACGTCATCCACGATGGTGAACGTTCCCGCGGTGGTGACATCCGCCAGCCCACTCGCGGAGGCGCGCAGGTGGAACACGCCCTCTGACTCCACCCGCAGGTCCGTGAAGTGGACCACGCCGTCCACCGGCGTGACCTCGCGCCGCCCCGAGAGGGCCCCCTGCTCCACCAGGGCCACCGTCACGCGAGGCGAGCCCACGGCCGCGGTGTTGCCGAAGCCATCCTGGATGGCCACGCTCACGGGCAACAGCACCGCGCGCACCGAGGCATTCGAAGGCGCCTGGGTGAACGCCATCCTCGTGGCCTCGCCGGCGAACACGCCCACCGTCCGTCGGGCAGTCAGCGTCGGGTTGCGCTCATCCGTCACGATGACGTCCTGACGTCCCGCGCGCTTGAGCGTGATGCCCGTGAAGAGGAAGCTCCCCGCGTCGCCCGAGGTGAACGTGTGAGCCGAGGGACGCTCGGCCGACCCGTCCGTCGACGTCACCGCCAGCGTCCCCGTGTAGTTCGTGGCCAGGTTGGAGAAGGCGTCACGCACCGTCACCCGCGCCGAGCGCTGCGCGCCCGCGACGGCATCGGAGGCCAGCTCGGAGATCTCCAACGAGACCGGCGCCGCGGGAACGACGCTGAAGACGGCGGTCGTCGCATCCTCCACCCCCGCCGCCGAGGCCTTGAGCTGGAAGCCCGTGCCCGCCTTCTTCAGCACCACCTCCGGGAAGCGCGCCAGGCCGCCAACGGGCGTCGCCGTGAGCGTGCCCTCCAGCACCGCATCCGCCGGGCCCGCCGTCTTCGCCAACGTCACCCGCTCGCGCGCCCCCGTGACGAGCCGCCCCGAGGCATCGACGAAGCGGACCTCCAGGCCCGCCAGGACCGAGCCCGCCGTCGAGTCACGCACCGTCCCGGAGAACAGCAGGCGCGTGGCCACCGGCGCGACGAAGGTGAACGTGGGCTGGGAGGCCAGCACCACCGCGCCGCCCTCGGCGGAGACCGAGGCCGTCACGCGCTTGGTCCCCTCCCGCGTGGACGCCACATAGGCCACCGCGACGCCCCGCTCGTCGGTGGGCTGCTGGGCCTGCGACACCGTGTTGCCATCTCCGGAGACCGCCACCGTCACGGAGCGCCCCGCCAGCGGCGCGCCGCCCTGGTCCTTCACCGTGACGGTGATTTCCCCCCGGTCGTCGCCATCCGCGCGCAGCTGGCGGGACGTCAGCGTCACCGTGGACGCGCGCGCATCCGGCAGGACCGCGGGCTGCGCCAGCGGCGGCGGCTTCGACGCTTCGCCACAGCCCACCAACAGACCCAGGCAAAGGACAGCCAACCCGACGAGCCGGGATGACGGAGGAAGGCTTGCGGACATGAGTCGCTCCGGGATGCGAGCCGACTTCCGGGGAGAAGTCCGGCCCACAGGGAGCCTTGTCTCTTAGCAGACCTTCCCACCCGAGGCGTAAGCGCCAGCACCACCCTCAATGACAGCACACCCTCACCCAGGGGCCGGGAGGTCGTGATGAACCCAGCCCCCAAGTCCAAGGGGCACTACATGCCCAGGGCCGCGACGAGCGCGGCGCCGCCCAGCAGGGACTGGCCGCCGTCGCAGACCATGATGGAGCCGGTGACGAAGGACGCGGCGTCCGAGGACAGGAACAGCGCCATGCGCGCGATGTCCGCCTTGGTGCCGAAGCGCTGGAGCGGCAGCGCCTGGACCAGCTTCTGGTGCCCCTCCTCGCTGGGGGCCAGGCGGCGCATGCCCTCGGTGTCCTCGATGGGACCCGGGGTGATGGCGTTGACGCGCACACCGGCGCCGCCCCACTCGAGCGCGAGCACGCGGGTCAGCATGTCCACGCCGGCCTTCGCCGCGCAGACATGGGCCTGCATCGCCATGGGCAGGTACGCCTGGGGCGCGGAGATGTTGATGACGGAGGCGCCGGGCTTGCGCAGGTGCTCGAAGCCCGCGCGACAGATGTTGAAGGTGCCCAGCACGTCGATGTCCATCACGGCCTTGAAGCCGTTGGACGACATGCCCAGCGCGGGCGCGGGGAAGTTGCCGGCGGCGCCACAGATGAGGATGTCCAGCTCCCCGTACGCGTCGCGCACCGTCTGGAGCGCCTTCTCCACGGAGGCGTAGTCGCGCACGTCGGCGGCCACGCCCATGGCGGTGCCGTGGGCCTGGAGGCCCTTCACGGCGCCCTCGAGCTTCTCCACGTTGCGGCCATTGATGGCCACCTTGGCCCCGGCCTTCACGAACGCCTCGGCGATGCCGAGGTTGATGCCACTGCTGCCGCCCGAAATGAACGCCACCTTGCCCGCCAGCAGCCCGTCCTTGAACACGCCATCAGCCATGATTCGTCTCCTGTGGAAGCAACCGGGCGGCGACTTGACCAGAACCCGCCGCACTGCGTCCACGGGCGAGTGAGGACCTGCGCCACGGCGGGGCCGCTGTGTTAGAGGACCGGACATGCGCCGTCGTCCTGAAATCCTCGCCCCCGCTGGAGACCTCGACTCGATGAAGGCCGCGCTGGCCAGTGGCGCGGACGCCATCTATTTCGGCCTGGACGAAGGCTTCAACGCCCGCGCCCGGGCGGAGAACTTCTCGCTCGCCCGCCTGCCCGAGACGCTCGCGCTCGTGCACCGCGCGGGGGCTCGCGCCTACCTGACGATGAACACGCTGGTGTTCGAGCCGGAGCTGGCGGTGGTGGAGGACATCCTGCGGCGCGTGGCCGCGGCGGGTGTGGATGCGCTCATCGTCCAGGACCCGGCCATCGCGCTGGTGGCTCGCGCGGTGTGCCCCGAGATGGAGGTCCATGCCTCCACGCAGATGACCATCTCCAGCGCGGAGGGCGCGCGCTTCGCCCGCGGACTGGGGGCCACTCGCGTGGTGGTGCCGCGCGAGCTGTCGGTGGCGGAGATTGCCCGGCTGGCGAGCGAGACGGACATCGAGTTGGAGGTGTTCATCCACGGCGCGCTCTGCATGTCGTGGAGCGGCCAGTGCCTCACCAGCGAGGCGTGGGGTGGACGCTCGGCGAACCGGGGACAGTGCGCGCAGTCCTGCCGGCTGCCGTATGACCTGGTGGTGGATGGGCAGACGAAGGACCTGGGCGATGTGCGCTACCTGCTCAGCCCCAAGGACCTCGCGGGCGTCATGGCGGTGCCCAAGCTCATCGACATCGGCGTGCACTCGCTGAAGATTGAAGGCCGCCAGAAGGGGCCGCAGTACGTCGCCACGGCCGTCACCGGTTACCGGCGCTGGGTGGATGGGCTGGAGGCGGGCAAGGCGGACGTGGGGGCGCTGCGCAAGGACCTGGCCGACATGACGCTGTCGTACAGCCGGGGCTTCTCGCATGGGTTCTTCGCGGGCTCGGACCACCAGACGCTGGTGGAGGGGCGCTTCCCCAAGCACCGCGGCGCGATCCTGGGCGTGGTGGAGGCGGTGCAGGGGCGCGACGTGCTCGTGGTGGAGGACCCGGAGGGACGGCCCTGGACGGGTGGGCTCGGGCAGGACGAGGCTCGCGAGGGGCCCAAGGGCAAGGTGTCGTCTCCGCTGGAGGGGGACGCGCCGGTGGGCGAGGTGCTGTCGCCTCGTCCGGGCATGGGCGTGGTGTTCGATGACGGGCACCCGGAGGACAAGCACGAGGCGGGCGGGCCGCTGTTCCGCGTGGAGCGGCATGAGCGGGGCTGGGTGCTGGGCTTCGGCAATCCGGGGCCGGACATGTCTCGGGTGGCGCGCGGGCAGCGCGTCTGGGTGACGAGTGATCCTTCCCTGGCGAAGCACACGGAGGAGCTGCTGGCGCAGGGCGAGCCCGAGGGCCGCGTTCCGCTGGCGCTGACGGTGTCGGGGGCGGCGGGGGCGGCGTTGGTGGTGACGGGCACGGCGCGCGGTGGGCATGTGGCCACGGCGACGAGCTCGGTGATGCTGGCGGCGGCGCGGGGAGGTGGGCTGGATGCGGCGTTGTTGAAGGACAAGCTGGCGGCGCTGGGCGGTACGCCGTTCCATCTGTCGGGACTGGACACGACGGCGCTGGGGACGGGGCTGCACCTGCCGGTGTCGGAGCTCAAGGCGCTGCGGCGCGCGCTGGTGGTGGAGCTGACGGAGAAGGTATCTCGCGGCCCTGTTCGCACGGTTCGTGAGACGTCCGTGCTGGACGAGGTGCGTGACTCGCGGCGGGAGCGCGTGGTGGCGACGCCGGTGCCCGAGGGGGCGCTGCTGTTGCCGCTGTGCCGGACGGACGAGCAGCTCGAGGCGGTCATCGCCGCGGGGCTTCCCGAGGTGGAGCTGGATTGGATGGAGCTCGTGGGGCTCCAGCGCGCGGTGGAGCGGGCGAAGGCCGCGGGCCTGCGCGTGACGATTGCGACGGTGCGCGTGCAGAAGCCGGGGGAAGAGGGCTACGACGCGCGCATCGCGAAGCTGAAGCCGGACGCGGTGCTGGCGCGGCACTGGGGCGCGATGATGCACTTCCTGGAGCGCCCGTTCGCTCCGGGCGAGACGCGGCCGGCGCTGCATGGGGACTTCTCGCTCAACGTCACCAACTCCGTGACGGCGCTGCATCTGCTGGGGCTGGGGCTGGACACGCTGACGTTCGCGCACGACCTGGACGCGGTGCAGCTGGGCGCGATGTTGGAGCACCTGCCCGCCGAGCGGTTCACGGTGACGGTGCATCACCACATCTCGACGTTCCACACGGAGCACTGCGTGTACTCGCACACGCTCTCGCAGGGACGTGACTACCGGAGCTGTGGTCGGCCGTGTGAGAAGCACCGGCTGTCGCTGCGGGACCACAAGGGGTTGGAGCACCCGGTGGTGGTCGACGTGGGGTGCCGGAACACGGTGTTCAACGCGCAGGCGCAGAGCGCGGCGTCGCTGGTGCCGTCACTGATGGCGCGTGGCGTGCGGCGGTTCCGGGTGGAGTTCGTGCGCGAGTCTCGCGAGGAGGCCACGCGGGTGCTGGGGGCGTATCAGGAGCTGCTCGCCGGACGCATCTCTCCGGCGGAGGCCGTGCGGCGCGCGGCGGTGCACGAGCAGTTCGGCGTGACGAAGGGGACGATGAAGGTGTTGAACCCCACGTTCACCGTTCAGCGCTGAGGCTCGGATTCAGCGTTCGTCCTCGGTCTCCAGCGCGGAGTCCCGTGTGACGCGCAGCACGGCGCGGAAGACGTCGTCGAGCGCCCGGGTGTTGAGGCCCGCCCGTGAGGCCCACTCTCGACGGGCCTCCAGCATGGAGGACTCTCGCTCCGGGTCGAGGAAAGGGAGTCCGTGCTCGGACTTCACTCGTGCCGCGTCCTTGACGAGCTGTGCGCGCCGGGCGAGCAGCGCCACCAGCTCCCGGTCCACGGTGTCGATGCGCTCGCGCACGTCCTTGAGTCCGGGGGGCGCGGCCTCCGCTCCGGTGTCGCGCGCGGATTCCGCTGCGAGGTCGAGCCCCTCGTGGAGCTGCGTGAGCGCTTCGAGCAAGCCCACGCGGGCTTCTCGGGCGTAGGGGTTCTCCGCCTGCACGACGGCGAAGAGGTGCGGCACCTCCGTGCGCGCGTACTCCTCCAGCCGGGCGACGGGATGGAAGCTGGGAGGCGCGAAGGGCAGGTCCTTCCCCACTCCCGCCTTCACGAGCCCGTGAGCCAGGAAGAACGTGAGCACGTGCGTGCGCGCCATCAGCACGTCGTGGGCCTCGGGCGACATCTCCGTCACCGAGCAGCCCAGCGACTCGAAGAGCTCGCGGGTGCGGCGGACAGCCTCGGGGTGCAGTGGATTCGGGCAGACCACGGTGCGGCGGGCATCGCCACGCGCGAGGCTGGCGGGGCCGAAGAGCGGATGCGTGCCGACCCATGGGATGTCTCGTCCCAGCACGGAGGCGAGCATGTGGACCGGGCGGACCTTCACACTCCCCACGTCGATGACGAGCTG
This window contains:
- a CDS encoding U32 family peptidase, which gives rise to MRRRPEILAPAGDLDSMKAALASGADAIYFGLDEGFNARARAENFSLARLPETLALVHRAGARAYLTMNTLVFEPELAVVEDILRRVAAAGVDALIVQDPAIALVARAVCPEMEVHASTQMTISSAEGARFARGLGATRVVVPRELSVAEIARLASETDIELEVFIHGALCMSWSGQCLTSEAWGGRSANRGQCAQSCRLPYDLVVDGQTKDLGDVRYLLSPKDLAGVMAVPKLIDIGVHSLKIEGRQKGPQYVATAVTGYRRWVDGLEAGKADVGALRKDLADMTLSYSRGFSHGFFAGSDHQTLVEGRFPKHRGAILGVVEAVQGRDVLVVEDPEGRPWTGGLGQDEAREGPKGKVSSPLEGDAPVGEVLSPRPGMGVVFDDGHPEDKHEAGGPLFRVERHERGWVLGFGNPGPDMSRVARGQRVWVTSDPSLAKHTEELLAQGEPEGRVPLALTVSGAAGAALVVTGTARGGHVATATSSVMLAAARGGGLDAALLKDKLAALGGTPFHLSGLDTTALGTGLHLPVSELKALRRALVVELTEKVSRGPVRTVRETSVLDEVRDSRRERVVATPVPEGALLLPLCRTDEQLEAVIAAGLPEVELDWMELVGLQRAVERAKAAGLRVTIATVRVQKPGEEGYDARIAKLKPDAVLARHWGAMMHFLERPFAPGETRPALHGDFSLNVTNSVTALHLLGLGLDTLTFAHDLDAVQLGAMLEHLPAERFTVTVHHHISTFHTEHCVYSHTLSQGRDYRSCGRPCEKHRLSLRDHKGLEHPVVVDVGCRNTVFNAQAQSAASLVPSLMARGVRRFRVEFVRESREEATRVLGAYQELLAGRISPAEAVRRAAVHEQFGVTKGTMKVLNPTFTVQR
- a CDS encoding Ig-like domain-containing protein, which gives rise to MSASLPPSSRLVGLAVLCLGLLVGCGEASKPPPLAQPAVLPDARASTVTLTSRQLRADGDDRGEITVTVKDQGGAPLAGRSVTVAVSGDGNTVSQAQQPTDERGVAVAYVASTREGTKRVTASVSAEGGAVVLASQPTFTFVAPVATRLLFSGTVRDSTAGSVLAGLEVRFVDASGRLVTGARERVTLAKTAGPADAVLEGTLTATPVGGLARFPEVVLKKAGTGFQLKASAAGVEDATTAVFSVVPAAPVSLEISELASDAVAGAQRSARVTVRDAFSNLATNYTGTLAVTSTDGSAERPSAHTFTSGDAGSFLFTGITLKRAGRQDVIVTDERNPTLTARRTVGVFAGEATRMAFTQAPSNASVRAVLLPVSVAIQDGFGNTAAVGSPRVTVALVEQGALSGRREVTPVDGVVHFTDLRVESEGVFHLRASASGLADVTTAGTFTIVDDVSPAKPVLTPGTLGPDTATVSWVAVGDDGVEGTATSQELRYSIAPIRTLAEFNAATLVGGVNAPAAPGTSQSAQLTGLTPNTTYYVALRVVDNKGNAALSDGVMLQTVDTNVARLEFTVQPVNGTAGVPMATVKVSLLNAQDQVVTSSTAPVTLSLVGDPGFVPQQVSAVAGVATFTGLRVDTAADSHFFSASASGRTQQSNAFRIDAAAAARFVITGLPAQVTAGHPQSLTVTAQDSFGNVAKSYLGTVRFTTTSTVKTLPADYTFTAPAAGSHEFGGVKLSTAGTQRLTVTDTGNSQLTGFVEVVVTNDVAARLELVGLPQDVSSKSTHTLTLRVLDAFDNLVPGYTGSVSFTTNDSLATYPLSAKVFTASDAGQHSFQVTFRSSGNRFLTASEVAGSLSGTVSTKVAPGPPATLVVVLSTTSPVAGDAVVATVAVVDEFGYHASSYRGRVALSLLPNDPQTTGLGEYTFTAADEGKHEFSITFAQAQSAVLSVTDTQQGTLTDSESVSVQPGVATALSVSPATDTITAGVPRSFVVSAKDRFGNVARGYRGTVTPTTTDGAVGAQSAYTYIAGDQGEHSFTYTLQTAGPQSVTFTDVNLAAPATSSLTVVAGPAASLRFLTGPVSVAVRQPLPAVRVAVEDRFGNGVAGAASSVSLSFSTGGALAGDTTIAPVAGVAEFTTVSVEQEGSGQLIASVADVGVLTVSVPMTVNDNIAPSPVAALEATPLAGGSVRLRWLATGDDGVLGQATSYELKYSSTAINAGNFASAFPVATDAPKAPGAQEEVVVGPLTSGQTYHFAVRVKDGAGNTSALTTASAQVTSFANNELCAARAPTCSESGVDRVVYVVGEDDPTCQYVALETPCEGLNGVCFQGACDTAAAPAEGDLVITELMTAPSLGTTEYIELTNISDRLLNINGLSLMYAVGTAKGSVSVDKGEDAAVVLPPGGTFVLASNADRDTNGGVVADLDYGTTLDLEASGRVTVRVNGVLMDELTYDEHFTQEPGHSMSRSPAWDDRRVSRDRGASWCASRQTLPGGDRGTPGHPNETCDEAHARSPVTSGAEQSRADSRHP
- a CDS encoding M3 family metallopeptidase, with translation MPETPVPDTVRLITCPPDEFRRSGEAAMETTRAGIARLKTLKAPFDVGQVLELYDESMASLENAGARASVVRHSHPEAAMREAAEAAEQAVETLATEIHMDRGVYDVLVAQDLSGQDAQTRKWMEKVLRDFRRSGVDRDDATRARVKELNEELVRIGQEFSRNMLQDTRTVSLPPSALDGLPDDYVRAHPPGADGKVTITTDYPDIIPFMTYSRDAKAREQLWRTFRHRGYPSNTDVLQRMVARRHELATLLGYRNYAAYATEDKMIRNEDAAADFITRVANASGARMQRDYGLLLERKRKDTPDAARVDPWDQAYLEDRIKAEQYAFDSQAVRPYFEYSRVKQGMLDLTARLFGVTYRPVKDATVWHPDVEAYDVLEDGVLKGRFYLDMHPRADKYKHAAQFTLTSGKAGHRLPEGVLMCNFPKPGAEPALLQHDDVETFLHEFGHLLHHIFGGHTRWSGVSGVRTEWDFVEAPSQMLEEWARDAASLRTFAKHYQTGELLPEEMVTRLRRADEFGKGLWVRQQMFYAALSLELYRRDPAGLDATALVRELQGKYTPFPYVEDTYFHLSFGHLEGYSSNYYTYMWSMVIAKDLFTVFQEKGLLSPEPAKAYRRAVLEPGGSDDAARLVHAFLGRDYDYAAYEAWLNKAA
- a CDS encoding SDR family oxidoreductase is translated as MADGVFKDGLLAGKVAFISGGSSGINLGIAEAFVKAGAKVAINGRNVEKLEGAVKGLQAHGTAMGVAADVRDYASVEKALQTVRDAYGELDILICGAAGNFPAPALGMSSNGFKAVMDIDVLGTFNICRAGFEHLRKPGASVINISAPQAYLPMAMQAHVCAAKAGVDMLTRVLALEWGGAGVRVNAITPGPIEDTEGMRRLAPSEEGHQKLVQALPLQRFGTKADIARMALFLSSDAASFVTGSIMVCDGGQSLLGGAALVAALGM